Proteins from a genomic interval of Aminivibrio sp.:
- a CDS encoding RidA family protein produces MKEIISTAAAPAAVGPYSQAVRAGNFLFCSGQIPIDPATGNFVEGGVEQQAEQVLKNVRAVLESAGYSLSDVIKATVFAASMGDFAVVNGVYAKHFDKEPPARSFVEVSALPKGALVEIEVVAWKE; encoded by the coding sequence ATGAAAGAAATTATTTCCACCGCAGCGGCCCCAGCGGCCGTAGGCCCTTACAGCCAGGCCGTAAGGGCAGGGAATTTCCTTTTCTGCTCGGGACAGATTCCCATCGACCCTGCCACGGGGAATTTCGTCGAGGGCGGAGTGGAGCAGCAGGCGGAACAGGTTCTGAAGAACGTCAGGGCGGTTCTCGAGAGTGCCGGTTACTCCCTTTCCGATGTGATCAAGGCCACCGTTTTCGCCGCAAGCATGGGAGATTTCGCCGTGGTCAACGGCGTGTACGCGAAGCACTTCGACAAGGAACCGCCGGCGCGGTCCTTCGTGGAAGTGAGCGCCCTGCCCAAGGGCGCCCTCGTGGAAATCGAAGTCGTCGCCTGGAAGGAATAG
- the otsB gene encoding trehalose-phosphatase yields MGLSDLEGFFESFRGVGVSPLLVSDYDGTLVPFRRERDEAVPSRETRDLVRRIGEAGGEFILLTGREASEAASLLGVPAEIWGCHGWQRRSPGGETITMPLSGAEEDALRLLPDLFRSFPSDAVERKPVSIALHWRERPDVLEQYGKLEKSIIERASSAGLEKLPFDQGVEFRLPSCTKGEAMKRILAARSFRDPVCYLGDDVTDEDAFRALDGRGVGVLVSALPAASAAVVRIRPEEVPEFLRKWIAALEAERRESP; encoded by the coding sequence ATGGGTCTTTCGGATCTGGAAGGTTTCTTCGAATCCTTCCGGGGAGTCGGAGTCAGCCCTCTGCTCGTAAGCGACTATGACGGCACGCTCGTCCCTTTTCGCAGGGAAAGGGACGAGGCCGTCCCCTCCCGGGAAACCAGAGACTTGGTCAGGCGAATCGGAGAAGCTGGGGGGGAGTTCATTCTCCTCACGGGGAGAGAGGCGTCCGAGGCGGCTTCCCTGCTTGGAGTGCCTGCGGAAATATGGGGGTGCCACGGATGGCAGCGCCGTTCCCCCGGAGGAGAGACGATCACCATGCCCCTGTCGGGCGCGGAGGAAGATGCTCTACGGTTGCTTCCGGATCTGTTCCGCTCCTTTCCTTCCGATGCCGTGGAAAGGAAGCCCGTATCGATCGCTCTTCACTGGAGAGAGCGGCCCGATGTGCTGGAACAGTACGGAAAGCTGGAGAAGTCCATTATTGAGAGAGCTTCGTCAGCAGGCCTTGAAAAACTCCCCTTTGATCAGGGGGTTGAGTTCCGCCTTCCGTCATGTACCAAGGGGGAGGCCATGAAACGGATACTGGCTGCCCGAAGTTTCAGGGACCCCGTCTGCTATCTCGGAGATGACGTGACGGACGAAGATGCCTTCCGGGCGCTCGACGGAAGGGGCGTGGGGGTTCTCGTATCGGCTCTTCCGGCGGCGAGCGCCGCCGTTGTCAGAATACGCCCGGAGGAAGTCCCGGAATTCCTCCGGAAATGGATTGCCGCTCTTGAAGCCGAAAGAAGGGAATCGCCGTGA
- the secD gene encoding protein translocase subunit SecD: MLRRDRWRLGLVAIVVVAALVTVFPISGKINLGLDLKGGAHIVLQAKESEDSKVTEDSIERLLAVLRNRVDQYGVAEPVIQREGRDRVIVDLPGIQDPDAALELIGKTAELEFRSVIEATAAVPPGPQRPNYDSDEEFQRAETRWNEARSQIEAAREALAKRSEEITGSRVSRDDEGRYYLLGPVLVSGKDLVDAKTRYDNLGRPVVGLTFSSEGAKLFDRATADNVGRQIAIVLDGVVISAPVVQERITGGNAQISGRFSAAEASRLSIMLRAGALPIAVEVIENRSVGPSLGEDSINSGIRAGLIGASLVFLFMLLYYRTLGIAADAALAVAILLVFAGLISLKATLTLPGIAGIVLTIGMAVDGNVLIYERMREETRAGKTPLAAIDAGFKKALTTILDANITTLIAAAVLFYFGSGPVRGFAVTLSIGIVASVFCNVLVTRALLQYFIGGRGAAGSLLPRS; encoded by the coding sequence ATGCTCAGAAGAGACCGCTGGCGGCTCGGTTTAGTCGCCATCGTGGTTGTTGCGGCTCTCGTGACGGTGTTTCCCATATCGGGAAAGATCAACCTCGGGCTTGACCTGAAGGGCGGCGCGCACATCGTCCTTCAGGCGAAGGAATCGGAGGACAGCAAGGTGACGGAGGACAGCATCGAAAGGCTCCTCGCCGTCCTGCGGAACAGGGTTGACCAGTACGGCGTGGCCGAACCGGTCATTCAGAGGGAAGGCCGGGACAGAGTCATAGTTGACCTTCCCGGAATACAGGATCCTGACGCGGCTCTCGAACTCATAGGCAAGACAGCCGAACTGGAGTTCCGGTCCGTCATCGAGGCCACCGCCGCCGTTCCCCCCGGCCCCCAGAGGCCGAACTACGACAGCGACGAGGAATTCCAGAGAGCGGAGACCCGATGGAACGAAGCCAGGTCCCAGATCGAGGCGGCCAGGGAAGCTCTCGCCAAACGGAGCGAAGAAATAACCGGCTCCAGGGTGTCCAGGGACGATGAAGGCCGATACTATCTTCTCGGCCCTGTGCTGGTGAGCGGAAAAGACCTCGTGGACGCCAAGACCCGGTACGACAACCTGGGCAGACCGGTGGTGGGCCTCACTTTCAGTTCCGAGGGCGCGAAGCTCTTTGACAGGGCCACAGCGGACAACGTGGGTCGGCAGATTGCCATCGTCCTTGACGGCGTGGTTATCTCGGCCCCCGTGGTCCAGGAGAGGATTACCGGCGGCAATGCCCAGATTTCCGGACGGTTCAGCGCTGCGGAGGCAAGCCGGCTTTCCATTATGCTCCGGGCCGGAGCCCTTCCCATCGCCGTCGAAGTCATCGAAAACAGGTCCGTTGGGCCGAGCCTCGGCGAAGACTCCATCAACTCCGGAATCCGTGCCGGTCTTATAGGCGCATCCCTGGTGTTCCTTTTCATGCTGCTGTACTACCGTACCCTCGGCATTGCGGCGGATGCTGCCCTTGCGGTGGCCATCCTCCTCGTCTTTGCGGGCCTCATCTCCCTCAAGGCGACCCTCACCCTTCCCGGAATCGCGGGTATCGTTCTGACCATAGGCATGGCCGTGGACGGCAACGTGCTCATCTATGAACGGATGAGGGAAGAGACCAGGGCGGGAAAGACTCCTCTCGCGGCCATCGATGCAGGCTTCAAGAAAGCCCTGACAACCATCCTTGACGCCAACATCACAACCCTCATCGCCGCCGCCGTGCTCTTTTACTTCGGCAGCGGACCGGTCCGCGGCTTCGCCGTGACCCTGAGCATCGGCATCGTGGCGAGTGTCTTCTGCAACGTTCTCGTCACCAGGGCGCTCCTCCAGTACTTCATTGGAGGACGGGGCGCGGCGGGTTCCCTGCTGCCCCGCTCGTGA
- a CDS encoding redox-sensing transcriptional repressor Rex, which produces MKIAEPTIERLVQYQRLLEQLVAEGQKVVSSQEMGEMLSFKASQVRKDLSYFGEIGKRGVGYHVDRLHKHISRILASPRKWSIGLVGVGKLGEALLGYQAFRNDKFRIRALFDVDTEKIGKEIQGIPCYSAEDIAEIVREKEIEVLILTVPGGAAQHVVDKAAEAGTVKGILNFAPVSLSVPENVLLAAVDISVELEKLLFFLKHKEE; this is translated from the coding sequence ATGAAGATAGCTGAACCCACAATTGAACGGCTTGTACAGTACCAACGCCTGCTGGAGCAGCTTGTCGCCGAAGGACAGAAAGTTGTTTCCTCCCAGGAAATGGGCGAGATGCTTTCCTTCAAGGCCAGCCAGGTGAGAAAGGACCTTTCCTATTTCGGAGAGATCGGCAAAAGGGGGGTCGGATACCACGTTGACCGGCTCCACAAGCATATCAGCCGCATTCTGGCCTCACCCAGGAAATGGTCCATCGGGCTCGTCGGAGTGGGAAAGCTCGGGGAAGCGCTGCTTGGATACCAGGCCTTCCGGAACGACAAATTTCGCATCAGGGCTCTTTTCGACGTGGACACGGAAAAGATCGGAAAGGAAATTCAGGGCATCCCCTGCTATTCTGCGGAAGACATTGCGGAGATCGTCCGGGAGAAGGAAATAGAGGTCCTGATACTCACCGTCCCCGGAGGAGCTGCACAGCACGTGGTCGACAAGGCAGCCGAGGCGGGGACGGTGAAGGGGATTCTCAATTTCGCGCCGGTCTCCCTTTCCGTTCCGGAGAATGTGCTTCTCGCGGCGGTGGACATTTCCGTCGAGCTCGAGAAGCTGCTTTTTTTCCTCAAGCACAAAGAAGAGTAG
- the eno gene encoding phosphopyruvate hydratase: protein MSSIIGVHGREIIDSRGNPTVEVEVWLDSGASGRAAVPSGASTGTYEAVELRDGGPRYNGKGVLKAVNGVNEKIAPELMGFDADDQTELDAALMELDGTPNKSELGANAILGVSLAAARAAADDHDMPLWAWIGGLGPFSLPTPMMNVINGGAHADNNVDIQEFMIVPHGAETFAEALRIGVETYHSLKKTVNSRGYSTAIGDEGGFAPDLKSNREAIDLILEAVEKAGYAPGKDVSLALDPAASELFKDGKYHFAGENKVFSAEEMVGYWEELCRDYPILSIEDGMAEDDWAGWAVMTSRLGKKIQIVGDDLFVTNPEKLSRGIEEGIANAILIKLNQIGTLSETLNVIALAKRYGYGTIISHRSGETDDTFISDLSVATGAGQIKTGAPARIDRVAKYNQLLRIAEDLERAPYARLSQFRGNSCR, encoded by the coding sequence TATAGGAGTGCACGGAAGGGAAATAATCGACTCCCGGGGAAACCCCACGGTGGAAGTGGAGGTCTGGCTTGACAGCGGGGCATCGGGAAGGGCGGCCGTTCCCTCCGGGGCGTCCACCGGAACCTACGAGGCGGTGGAGCTTCGTGACGGCGGTCCCAGATACAACGGCAAGGGCGTCCTGAAGGCCGTGAACGGAGTCAACGAGAAGATCGCCCCCGAGCTCATGGGGTTTGATGCCGACGATCAGACCGAGCTCGACGCAGCCCTTATGGAGCTTGACGGAACGCCGAACAAGAGCGAGCTCGGCGCCAACGCCATTCTCGGCGTGTCCCTGGCCGCGGCCAGGGCTGCCGCAGACGACCATGACATGCCCCTGTGGGCATGGATAGGCGGCCTCGGGCCCTTCTCCCTCCCCACGCCCATGATGAACGTGATCAACGGCGGCGCCCACGCGGACAACAACGTGGACATCCAGGAGTTCATGATCGTTCCCCACGGGGCCGAGACCTTTGCCGAAGCCCTCCGCATTGGGGTTGAGACCTACCATTCCCTCAAGAAAACGGTCAACTCCAGGGGATACAGCACCGCCATCGGCGACGAGGGCGGATTCGCCCCGGACCTGAAGAGCAACAGGGAGGCCATCGACCTCATCCTCGAGGCGGTGGAGAAGGCCGGATACGCCCCAGGAAAGGATGTCAGCCTGGCCCTCGACCCTGCGGCATCGGAATTGTTCAAGGACGGCAAGTATCATTTCGCCGGGGAGAACAAAGTCTTCTCCGCCGAGGAGATGGTGGGCTACTGGGAGGAACTCTGCCGGGACTATCCCATCCTCTCCATCGAAGACGGCATGGCTGAGGACGACTGGGCCGGATGGGCCGTCATGACCTCGAGGCTCGGCAAGAAAATCCAGATCGTTGGTGACGACCTCTTCGTCACCAACCCCGAAAAGCTCTCCAGGGGCATCGAGGAAGGCATTGCGAATGCGATCCTCATCAAGCTGAACCAGATCGGCACACTCTCCGAGACCCTCAACGTCATTGCCCTCGCGAAGAGGTACGGCTACGGGACCATCATCTCCCACCGCTCCGGCGAGACGGACGATACCTTCATCAGCGACCTTTCCGTCGCCACCGGGGCCGGCCAGATCAAGACCGGAGCTCCCGCGCGGATCGACAGAGTCGCCAAGTACAATCAGCTCCTGCGAATCGCCGAAGACCTGGAACGGGCGCCCTATGCCAGGCTTTCCCAGTTCAGGGGAAACTCCTGCAGATAA
- the secF gene encoding protein translocase subunit SecF — protein MRISNINFMQHRKTALLLSLVCVVASLGLIFFKGLNLGIDFTGGNVVQAEFAQPTAIEDIRQVLNSVGQGGSVIQSYSERGVIIRISANEEEARKQAVNALRTKFPGIQIIRLEKVGPVVGAELRQEAFIALILALAGILAYITVRFQFRFAVVSVAALLHDAVITLGIFSITGMEISSSFIAAILTIVGYSLNDTIVVLDRIRENWKNLRREGIVDLLNNSINQTISRTINTSVTTLLPVVALYVWGGEVLRSFSFALLVGILVGTYSSIYVASGLLAEWWMKSPQKG, from the coding sequence ATGAGAATTTCTAACATCAACTTCATGCAGCACCGCAAAACCGCTCTTCTTCTCAGCCTTGTCTGTGTTGTGGCAAGCCTTGGGCTCATATTCTTCAAGGGGCTGAACCTCGGCATCGACTTCACGGGAGGCAACGTGGTGCAGGCCGAGTTCGCCCAGCCGACGGCCATCGAGGACATCCGGCAGGTCCTGAACTCTGTGGGGCAGGGCGGTTCCGTCATCCAATCCTACAGTGAGCGGGGCGTCATCATCCGGATAAGCGCCAACGAGGAAGAAGCCCGCAAGCAGGCCGTGAACGCCCTTCGTACCAAATTTCCCGGCATTCAGATCATACGGCTGGAAAAAGTCGGTCCCGTGGTGGGCGCCGAGCTGAGGCAGGAGGCCTTTATAGCCCTGATCCTCGCCCTGGCGGGCATTTTGGCCTACATCACCGTCCGCTTCCAGTTCCGCTTCGCCGTGGTGAGTGTGGCGGCCCTTCTTCACGACGCCGTCATCACCCTGGGAATTTTCAGCATTACCGGCATGGAGATTTCCTCGTCCTTCATCGCGGCCATTCTTACCATCGTGGGATATTCGCTCAACGACACCATCGTCGTCCTGGACCGCATCCGGGAGAACTGGAAAAACCTCAGGCGCGAGGGGATCGTCGATCTGCTCAACAACTCAATCAACCAGACAATCTCCAGGACCATCAACACGTCGGTCACTACCCTTCTTCCCGTAGTCGCTCTCTACGTCTGGGGCGGCGAGGTCCTCAGAAGTTTTTCCTTCGCTCTGCTGGTGGGCATTCTGGTGGGAACCTACAGCTCCATCTACGTAGCATCAGGCCTTTTGGCGGAATGGTGGATGAAGTCTCCCCAGAAGGGCTGA
- a CDS encoding glycosyltransferase, with amino-acid sequence MMSDMLKQYGEIIGFHATDSLLVIAEKLRGKKIVHVNSTKEGGGVAEILSSMVPLSRELGLDVSWEVIEGDEPFFSCTKTLHNSLQGMAGGLSDGQIASYTETNRRNAERLKDCLEEADYVFIHDPQPAALLGMIPGRKGKWIWRCHIDVSAPNRSVWRFVKRQVEGYDASIFSLSDFAQPLPHPQFLITPSIDPLSEKNIPLSKTEIEKTYRELGVPRDKPIILQVSRFDRFKDPLGVIESYRIAKEYVDIRLVLAGGGATDDPESGQVLSAVQEAAAGDPDIAVLVLPPDAHRAINALQSGADVIVQKSTREGFGLTVSEGMWKRKPVIGGDVGGIRLQVINRFNGFRVRSPEGAAIRIRYLLTHRWKRERMGVNARQYVLENFLITGQLRNYLSLLVTLDGGEGEWERWI; translated from the coding sequence ATGATGTCCGACATGCTGAAGCAGTACGGCGAAATTATCGGTTTTCATGCCACGGACAGCCTGCTGGTCATAGCGGAAAAACTCAGGGGAAAGAAGATCGTCCATGTGAACTCCACCAAGGAGGGAGGCGGAGTGGCGGAAATCCTCTCTTCCATGGTTCCCCTCTCCCGGGAGCTCGGGCTGGACGTTTCCTGGGAGGTTATCGAGGGGGACGAACCCTTCTTCTCCTGCACGAAAACGCTGCACAATTCTCTCCAGGGAATGGCCGGAGGCCTTTCCGACGGACAGATCGCCTCCTACACGGAAACGAATCGAAGGAACGCCGAAAGGCTCAAGGACTGCCTCGAAGAGGCGGACTACGTTTTCATCCACGATCCCCAGCCGGCGGCCCTGCTCGGAATGATTCCCGGACGGAAAGGGAAATGGATCTGGCGGTGCCATATCGACGTCAGCGCCCCGAACAGGTCTGTGTGGCGGTTCGTGAAAAGGCAGGTCGAAGGGTACGACGCGTCCATCTTTTCTCTGTCCGATTTCGCCCAGCCTCTGCCGCACCCCCAGTTCCTCATTACGCCGAGCATCGATCCCCTGAGCGAGAAGAACATCCCACTCTCCAAGACGGAGATTGAAAAGACCTATCGGGAACTGGGGGTGCCCCGGGACAAGCCGATCATCCTCCAGGTTTCCCGTTTCGACCGGTTCAAGGATCCCCTGGGGGTCATAGAAAGCTACCGGATAGCGAAGGAATACGTTGATATCAGGCTTGTTCTCGCTGGAGGCGGAGCGACGGACGATCCCGAATCGGGCCAAGTGCTCTCCGCCGTCCAGGAGGCTGCGGCCGGCGATCCCGACATTGCGGTCCTGGTGCTTCCGCCGGACGCCCATCGGGCCATCAACGCCCTCCAGTCCGGTGCCGACGTGATCGTTCAAAAGTCAACCAGGGAGGGTTTCGGTCTTACGGTGAGCGAAGGCATGTGGAAGAGAAAACCGGTCATCGGAGGCGACGTCGGGGGCATCCGGCTGCAGGTCATCAACCGGTTCAACGGCTTCCGTGTACGCTCCCCCGAGGGCGCCGCCATCAGAATAAGGTACCTCCTGACCCACCGGTGGAAGAGGGAGAGAATGGGCGTGAACGCCAGACAGTACGTCCTTGAGAATTTCCTGATTACGGGCCAGCTGCGGAACTACCTGTCCCTTCTCGTGACCCTGGACGGAGGGGAAGGGGAGTGGGAGCGTTGGATATAG
- the yajC gene encoding preprotein translocase subunit YajC, whose translation MNQQCGQTAGGQGNLMGMLFPLAIFVVIFYFFIIRPQKKRQRAQEELLASLSRGDQIVTIGGFFATIREVKDDSIVVEIADGVKVRILKSAVATKRSAAAPQQKEFAPREDAGKTEEEKN comes from the coding sequence ATGAATCAGCAGTGCGGACAGACAGCTGGAGGACAGGGCAATCTTATGGGAATGCTTTTTCCCCTCGCGATATTCGTCGTTATCTTCTACTTCTTCATCATCAGGCCCCAAAAGAAACGGCAGAGAGCCCAGGAGGAACTTCTCGCGTCCCTTTCCAGGGGCGACCAGATCGTAACCATCGGCGGATTTTTCGCTACCATCAGGGAAGTAAAGGATGACAGCATTGTCGTGGAAATCGCCGACGGAGTGAAAGTCCGGATACTGAAGTCCGCAGTGGCCACCAAGCGTTCCGCGGCAGCCCCCCAGCAGAAGGAGTTCGCCCCCAGGGAGGATGCAGGCAAAACGGAAGAGGAGAAAAACTGA
- a CDS encoding DUF5752 family protein: protein MNTTGADGPFRFMECSILPVSTGLRAQTLRELRSAIPEIPESSLYYHFWGRMLRPHIAESEFNNDFASWADGGLGDIELAEVLSAINPVKCKDFAELRSILEDILESRIDQGDFLSWKKADREFYFIACRKFMFATGKVASSLEDFPAAVKTATRQSFFHHFLDGRRRSPEGKDDFTLWLEQFGETTAEVRRLLGRVDSYLFSLGELKGQIVSILEKGLRKGGKK, encoded by the coding sequence ATGAACACTACTGGAGCCGACGGTCCTTTCAGATTTATGGAATGCTCTATTCTGCCCGTGAGTACGGGCCTTCGAGCACAGACTCTCAGGGAACTCCGGTCCGCCATCCCCGAAATACCCGAAAGTTCCCTCTACTATCATTTCTGGGGCAGAATGCTCCGCCCTCATATCGCCGAGTCTGAGTTCAACAACGATTTTGCTTCCTGGGCCGATGGAGGCCTGGGGGACATCGAGCTGGCGGAAGTCCTCAGCGCGATCAATCCCGTGAAGTGCAAGGACTTCGCGGAACTTCGGTCGATCCTTGAGGATATCCTCGAGTCTCGCATCGACCAGGGGGATTTTTTGAGCTGGAAGAAGGCGGATAGGGAATTCTATTTTATTGCCTGCAGAAAGTTCATGTTCGCTACGGGGAAGGTCGCTTCCTCCCTGGAGGATTTTCCCGCAGCGGTCAAAACAGCCACCCGGCAGAGTTTCTTTCACCACTTTCTCGACGGCCGGCGACGTTCTCCCGAGGGAAAGGACGACTTCACCCTCTGGCTCGAGCAGTTCGGCGAGACGACCGCCGAGGTGAGGAGGCTCCTCGGCAGGGTGGATTCCTATCTTTTTTCCCTCGGAGAACTGAAGGGACAGATTGTCTCCATTCTCGAGAAGGGGCTCCGGAAGGGAGGAAAGAAATGA